The proteins below are encoded in one region of Candidatus Dadabacteria bacterium:
- the ligA gene encoding NAD-dependent DNA ligase LigA → MARLTKKQARAEISRLREEIRRHDHLYYAENNPEIPDADYDKLMRRLVELEQDHGLAVPDSPSQRVAGEVSEQFNPFSHVIPMMSIDNAVDEQETREFDRRIKRFLKTEEEIEYVLQPKFDGVSASLTYVEGKLLHGATRGDGKTGEEITANLKTVRSVPLALSGRGRKPKLVEIRGEVVFPKSLFAKLNEELKKLNEGLEKENETLLKEEKKPKPLKMLFKNPRNAASGSLRQLDSSVTARRPLHFYAWGVGSCEGVDFRDELAIYEAFHKWGFIAEEPRGCLGIDQAIEYARELERKRDSIDYEIDGAVLKVRSRRLQEILGATAKYPRWSVAIKFSPKQITTKIRDITVQVGRTGHLTPVAELEPVKISGIEIKRASLHTEDTVREKDVRIGDTVVVQRAGDVIPEVVEVVPSGEERKESFSMTKACPRCETPIKREGSFHLCPNTSCPAQIKGRISLFASRNAFDIEGLGGKRVEQLINEGILRNMADIFALRREQLLGLEGFAEKSADNLLEEIEKSRDISLGRFLNSLSIKHVGTRTAQTLAREFKTPENLMAATSEDLLQVEGVGEELAQSILEFFEDPERKSVVEALLRQVRIEKEPESSGENEKIAGKTFVLTGTLSVPREQVKSEIERLGGKVVNSVSGKTDFLVSGADPGTTKLQRAREFGTDIITEEHLKSLIGL, encoded by the coding sequence ATGGCCCGACTCACCAAAAAGCAGGCCCGGGCGGAAATATCCCGCCTGAGAGAGGAAATAAGGCGCCACGATCATCTCTACTACGCGGAGAACAACCCCGAGATTCCCGATGCCGATTACGACAAGCTCATGAGAAGGCTCGTTGAGCTTGAGCAGGACCACGGTCTGGCCGTCCCTGATTCCCCATCGCAGAGAGTTGCGGGAGAGGTTTCTGAGCAGTTCAATCCATTCTCCCACGTAATTCCAATGATGAGCATTGATAACGCGGTGGATGAGCAGGAAACCAGAGAGTTTGACAGGCGGATAAAAAGATTTCTCAAGACCGAAGAAGAAATCGAATACGTCCTGCAGCCCAAGTTCGACGGAGTCTCGGCATCGCTTACCTACGTCGAAGGGAAACTGCTCCACGGCGCCACCAGGGGAGACGGGAAAACGGGAGAGGAGATAACGGCGAACCTAAAGACCGTGAGGTCCGTTCCCCTAGCTCTTTCGGGGCGAGGCCGAAAGCCAAAGCTGGTCGAGATAAGGGGGGAGGTCGTATTCCCGAAAAGCCTGTTCGCAAAGCTGAATGAAGAGCTTAAAAAACTTAATGAAGGACTTGAGAAAGAAAACGAAACTCTCTTAAAAGAAGAGAAAAAACCGAAGCCTCTCAAGATGCTGTTTAAAAACCCGAGGAACGCGGCTTCGGGTTCGCTTCGCCAGCTTGACTCCTCTGTGACCGCGCGACGTCCCCTGCACTTTTACGCCTGGGGAGTGGGTAGCTGCGAAGGGGTGGACTTCAGAGACGAACTTGCAATATACGAGGCTTTCCATAAATGGGGGTTCATTGCCGAAGAGCCGAGAGGCTGCCTGGGCATCGACCAGGCCATTGAGTACGCGAGAGAGCTTGAGCGAAAAAGAGATTCCATTGATTATGAGATCGACGGGGCCGTTTTGAAGGTAAGAAGCAGAAGGCTGCAGGAAATCCTGGGAGCAACGGCGAAATATCCCCGCTGGAGCGTGGCCATAAAGTTCTCTCCCAAGCAGATAACCACGAAAATAAGAGATATAACCGTCCAAGTCGGAAGGACGGGACACCTCACCCCGGTGGCCGAGCTTGAGCCGGTAAAGATATCCGGCATAGAGATAAAAAGGGCGTCTCTTCACACGGAGGACACCGTAAGGGAAAAAGACGTGAGGATCGGCGACACCGTAGTTGTGCAGAGAGCGGGAGACGTGATCCCAGAAGTGGTGGAAGTCGTCCCCTCGGGGGAAGAGAGAAAAGAAAGTTTCTCCATGACGAAGGCCTGCCCCCGCTGCGAAACCCCGATTAAGAGAGAAGGCTCATTTCATCTGTGTCCGAACACCTCCTGTCCCGCGCAGATCAAAGGAAGAATAAGTCTTTTCGCTTCGAGAAACGCTTTTGACATAGAAGGACTCGGGGGGAAAAGAGTGGAGCAACTGATAAACGAAGGAATTCTTCGAAACATGGCGGATATTTTCGCCCTCAGAAGGGAGCAGCTTCTCGGGCTTGAGGGGTTTGCGGAGAAGTCCGCCGACAACCTCCTAGAAGAGATAGAAAAAAGCAGGGATATAAGCCTCGGGAGATTCCTAAACTCTCTCAGCATAAAGCACGTGGGCACAAGAACCGCGCAGACGCTAGCACGTGAATTCAAAACCCCTGAGAATCTCATGGCAGCCACAAGCGAGGATCTTCTCCAAGTGGAAGGCGTAGGCGAGGAACTGGCGCAGAGCATACTCGAATTCTTTGAGGATCCAGAGAGAAAAAGCGTGGTGGAAGCGCTTCTGCGTCAGGTGAGAATAGAAAAAGAACCAGAATCGTCAGGGGAAAACGAAAAAATCGCCGGAAAAACGTTTGTCCTGACAGGCACTCTTTCGGTTCCCCGGGAGCAGGTAAAAAGCGAGATAGAGAGACTCGGGGGGAAAGTCGTTAACTCGGTATCCGGAAAGACCGATTTTCT
- the polX gene encoding DNA polymerase/3'-5' exonuclease PolX, which translates to MNSVNNEIAKIFSRIADSLEILDENGFKINAYRKASRNISSMPDSLEEFDGEKELSTIPGVGKDLSQKIIEHRLTGKISYYEEIKKQVPDELAELLDIRGVGPKFLRTLVKHFGVADIESLKETIASPEILEVDGIGKKKIEQISRSIEVFEGGKKRMRLTEAHPLGTAIKEEIEEIPGVLRAELAGSLRRMRETVANIDIIASADDQAGVIEEFIALGFTKEVLRRTENSARILTQTGVRTDLLVVEPHCYGSALQNLTGSRSHNARIREIAEAKGLETGPMGIRNGNGYFSSEEEIYESLGLDYFSPELRENRGEIEAARTGELPALLAVEDLRGDLHAHSTWSDGASTIRQMADKAASLGYEYIAMTDHSPSSRIAKGLSIKRLWQKKEEVEKINSEGRAIRILMGSEVDILRDGSLDYPDEVLRELDFVVASVHGSFSMEEREMTRRICGAIENPNVDALGHPTGRLIGQREPYRVDIDAVIETARDHDKALEINSSYKRLDLKDTHARKAVEAGVKIMVSTDAHRIQHLERIIFGVGTARRGWVKKTDVVNTYGLSELLKWLASHDS; encoded by the coding sequence ATGAACAGCGTAAACAATGAGATCGCGAAAATATTCTCAAGGATAGCCGATTCCCTTGAGATTCTGGATGAAAACGGCTTCAAGATAAACGCCTACAGAAAGGCCTCGCGCAACATCTCTTCAATGCCGGACTCCCTTGAGGAATTCGACGGGGAAAAGGAACTCTCGACCATACCGGGAGTCGGGAAGGATCTTTCCCAGAAAATAATCGAGCACAGGCTCACCGGGAAGATCTCCTACTACGAGGAGATAAAAAAACAGGTTCCGGACGAACTCGCAGAACTTCTCGACATAAGAGGAGTCGGACCGAAGTTTCTTCGCACTCTCGTAAAGCACTTCGGGGTAGCGGACATCGAAAGCCTTAAGGAAACCATCGCCAGTCCGGAGATTCTCGAGGTAGACGGCATAGGAAAAAAGAAAATCGAGCAGATATCGCGCTCGATAGAGGTTTTCGAGGGCGGGAAAAAGAGAATGAGGCTTACAGAAGCCCACCCTCTTGGCACAGCAATAAAAGAGGAAATAGAGGAAATCCCCGGCGTCCTGCGGGCCGAACTCGCCGGTTCGCTTCGAAGGATGAGGGAAACCGTAGCGAACATAGACATAATCGCCTCGGCGGATGACCAAGCGGGAGTGATTGAGGAATTCATAGCCCTCGGCTTCACCAAGGAAGTTCTCCGCAGAACCGAAAACAGCGCGCGGATCCTCACGCAGACAGGAGTGCGGACCGATCTTCTTGTCGTAGAGCCCCACTGCTACGGCTCAGCGCTTCAGAACCTGACAGGCTCGCGTTCCCATAACGCAAGAATAAGGGAGATCGCGGAGGCTAAGGGGCTTGAGACGGGTCCCATGGGCATCCGAAACGGTAATGGGTATTTTTCCTCCGAGGAAGAAATCTACGAATCCCTCGGGCTAGACTACTTTTCCCCTGAGCTGCGGGAAAACCGCGGAGAGATTGAAGCGGCACGCACAGGGGAACTTCCCGCGCTGCTTGCGGTAGAAGACTTAAGGGGAGACCTTCATGCCCATTCGACCTGGAGCGACGGAGCGTCAACGATACGGCAGATGGCGGACAAGGCGGCCTCGCTCGGCTACGAATATATAGCCATGACGGACCACTCGCCCTCTTCGAGAATAGCAAAAGGGCTCAGCATAAAGAGACTATGGCAGAAAAAAGAGGAAGTGGAGAAAATAAACTCCGAGGGCAGAGCGATAAGAATACTCATGGGTTCCGAGGTCGACATACTGCGCGACGGCTCTCTTGATTATCCAGATGAAGTGCTTCGGGAGCTTGATTTCGTCGTCGCGTCGGTTCACGGCTCTTTCTCGATGGAAGAGAGGGAAATGACAAGACGGATATGCGGCGCTATAGAAAACCCCAACGTGGACGCTCTGGGGCACCCGACCGGAAGGCTGATAGGACAGAGAGAGCCCTACAGGGTCGACATAGACGCCGTTATCGAAACCGCGAGAGACCACGATAAGGCGCTTGAGATAAACTCATCCTACAAGAGGCTTGACCTTAAGGATACTCACGCCAGGAAAGCCGTTGAGGCCGGAGTGAAAATCATGGTGTCAACCGACGCCCACAGGATACAGCACCTTGAAAGGATAATTTTCGGGGTCGGAACGGCAAGGCGGGGATGGGTGAAGAAAACAGACGTCGTAAACACTTACGGTCTTTCCGAACTCCTTAAATGGCTTGCAAGCCACGACTCGTAA
- a CDS encoding N-acetylmuramoyl-L-alanine amidase: MKSRTKLFSFLITSICIVPICLLTLSFATAKEKNRALFEENFKLYRQLESNSEKAKRSETWDLVGNTFYRLYSQDPEWKNAPLCLFAAARVYDKKSLRFKTPEDSEKALQYSREFVKRYPKDSLADDSWLRVGRILERRGDKKGAATAYQRIVYGMEEADTYEIAKKKLATLTGAKTSKKTKPAAKKAPPKKYPKGYAVVKKIRHWSTDDYTRVVIEADREIKYTSNMLRADPELKTPPRLYVDLEKTVISDSVNIEPITKGLLERISFASNRPGVSRVVLYIKDLEGHKVFSLRKSEQNPSFRLVMDIKGAGAQPEKIFAKDAPSYDKQGPSLESKVPEGEIASLKQALGLKVRTIVIDPGHGGHDPGAIGPSGLREKDVNLKIAKRLRERLIEEGKSFGIENVYLTRSTDRFIPLEERTAIAKKRKADIFISIHCNGARRKKAHGIETYILGFTDDQTSLQLAARENATTTKGLNELGSTLKQYILSAKKEESQQVAGYVQKSIIQSVSVKYKYVNNKGVKKAPFVVLIGADVPSLLIETSFITNPREEKRLKSEAYINRIVDGIVLGIKKYSTQTQKVS; the protein is encoded by the coding sequence GTGAAAAGCCGCACAAAACTTTTTTCCTTCCTCATAACTTCTATCTGTATAGTTCCTATCTGTCTGCTTACACTCTCTTTCGCCACGGCGAAGGAGAAAAACAGGGCCCTCTTCGAGGAGAATTTCAAGCTTTACCGCCAGCTCGAATCAAATTCCGAAAAAGCCAAAAGAAGCGAAACGTGGGATCTCGTGGGAAACACTTTCTACAGGCTATACTCGCAGGACCCCGAGTGGAAAAACGCCCCGCTCTGTCTCTTCGCCGCTGCCAGGGTCTACGACAAGAAGTCCCTCAGGTTCAAAACGCCCGAGGACTCCGAGAAAGCGCTTCAGTACTCGCGCGAGTTTGTGAAAAGATATCCGAAAGACAGCCTGGCCGATGACTCGTGGCTTCGGGTGGGAAGGATCCTTGAGCGCAGGGGGGATAAAAAGGGAGCCGCCACGGCGTACCAGAGAATCGTCTACGGAATGGAGGAAGCAGATACCTACGAGATAGCCAAGAAGAAGCTGGCGACACTCACGGGAGCAAAAACTTCAAAGAAAACGAAGCCCGCGGCAAAAAAAGCGCCGCCCAAAAAATATCCCAAGGGATACGCCGTCGTAAAGAAAATAAGGCACTGGTCAACGGATGATTATACGCGGGTCGTAATAGAGGCCGACAGGGAGATCAAGTACACATCCAACATGCTGCGTGCCGACCCCGAGTTAAAGACCCCTCCCCGTCTTTACGTTGACCTTGAAAAAACCGTCATATCGGATTCGGTCAACATCGAGCCCATCACGAAAGGACTTCTCGAGAGGATAAGTTTCGCGAGCAACCGCCCGGGAGTTTCGCGCGTCGTGCTCTACATAAAGGATCTGGAGGGCCACAAGGTCTTTTCGCTGAGAAAATCGGAACAGAACCCTTCTTTCCGGCTCGTTATGGACATAAAGGGAGCGGGAGCGCAGCCTGAGAAGATATTCGCCAAGGACGCTCCTTCTTACGACAAGCAGGGACCCTCTCTTGAATCCAAGGTTCCCGAAGGAGAGATAGCGAGCCTAAAGCAGGCCTTGGGACTCAAGGTAAGGACCATAGTGATCGACCCGGGCCACGGAGGACATGATCCGGGCGCCATAGGTCCAAGCGGCCTCAGGGAAAAGGACGTAAACCTCAAGATAGCCAAGAGGCTTAGGGAGAGGCTTATAGAAGAGGGAAAGAGCTTCGGCATAGAAAACGTCTACCTTACAAGAAGCACCGACAGGTTCATTCCTCTTGAGGAGCGCACGGCAATAGCGAAAAAAAGAAAGGCAGACATTTTCATATCCATACACTGCAACGGGGCAAGAAGGAAAAAGGCGCACGGGATAGAGACCTACATACTGGGCTTTACAGACGACCAGACATCCCTGCAGCTCGCGGCCAGGGAGAACGCCACCACGACCAAGGGACTGAATGAGCTTGGAAGCACGCTCAAGCAATACATACTCAGCGCCAAGAAAGAAGAGTCCCAGCAGGTCGCCGGTTACGTGCAGAAATCCATAATCCAGAGCGTTTCCGTGAAATACAAGTACGTAAACAACAAAGGAGTGAAAAAGGCGCCTTTTGTCGTGCTGATCGGCGCGGACGTGCCGAGCCTGCTGATTGAAACCTCCTTCATAACAAATCCCAGAGAGGAAAAAAGACTGAAGAGCGAAGCCTACATAAATAGAATAGTGGACGGAATAGTTCTGGGAATAAAGAAGTACTCAACGCAGACCCAGAAAGTCTCCTGA
- a CDS encoding MBL fold metallo-hydrolase: MKVRVLGCATSTGVPVVGCQCDVCTSDNIKNKRTRSSVVVEVAGKKILIDTSTDLRTQALREGITRIDLVLYTHSHADHTHGIDDLKAFNFINSMDIDCYANPVTLDDIKRNFAYIFDSFPAAGGKPRLNFKEINGEIRFEGIRIEPIDIYHHNWQILGYRIGSFGYVTDCSAIPEESYEKLSGLDLLILGALRYKPHRAHFSIEQAVEEIEKLGPKRALLTHMGHELEYEKLLGELPDHIEPAYDGAEIELSDP, from the coding sequence ATGAAGGTCAGAGTGCTTGGATGTGCCACTTCAACCGGCGTTCCCGTAGTGGGCTGCCAATGTGACGTATGCACATCGGATAATATTAAGAATAAACGTACCAGAAGCTCCGTGGTTGTTGAGGTGGCCGGGAAGAAAATACTTATCGACACCTCGACCGATCTGAGGACTCAGGCTCTGAGGGAAGGCATAACCAGGATCGATCTTGTTCTCTATACTCACTCCCACGCGGACCACACCCACGGAATAGATGATCTTAAGGCGTTTAACTTCATAAATTCAATGGATATAGACTGTTACGCAAATCCGGTTACCCTCGATGACATAAAGCGGAACTTCGCCTACATATTCGATTCTTTCCCCGCCGCGGGAGGGAAACCCAGGCTTAACTTCAAGGAGATAAACGGGGAAATCAGGTTCGAGGGAATCAGGATAGAACCAATCGACATCTATCATCACAACTGGCAGATACTCGGCTACAGGATCGGGTCTTTCGGTTACGTTACAGACTGCAGCGCCATCCCCGAGGAATCCTACGAAAAACTCTCGGGGCTTGACCTTCTGATACTCGGTGCGTTGAGGTACAAACCCCACAGAGCCCACTTCAGCATAGAGCAGGCGGTAGAGGAAATAGAAAAACTGGGACCCAAAAGGGCCCTTCTTACCCACATGGGGCATGAGCTTGAGTATGAAAAGCTCCTTGGGGAACTTCCGGATCATATAGAGCCGGCGTATGACGGAGCCGAAATAGAGCTCAGTGACCCCTGA
- a CDS encoding 2,3-bisphosphoglycerate-independent phosphoglycerate mutase has product MQDLVSKLVEKNSSKIVLCVLDGLGGLPVDGKTELEAARTPNLDRLSSSGSLGLHVPVERGITPGSGAAHLALFGYDPVRNEIGRGVLEALGLGIDLGPSDVAVRGNFATVKYEGDNPVVTDRRAGRLSTEENQRVISRISSAVKEICGVKINFYPGLEHRFVVVLSFLAQLSESDALVCDTDPQAEGRTPVRPRGENGSSQKMAEIAGELIDRACEVIRDEPVANYMLLRGFSVRPNLPTFDEAYGLRAGCIAAYPMYRGVSKLLGMDVLEVTGDSIGDEIETLSRNFEDYDFFYLHVKKTDSYGEDGNFGAKAGVIEEFDSLLPEIMGLGVDVLTVTGDHSTPSAMKSHSWHPVPLMISSKYCRGGGVEGFSESHCSSGDLGIIKATEIMPLLLAHAGRLRKFGA; this is encoded by the coding sequence ATGCAGGATCTAGTATCAAAACTTGTTGAGAAAAATTCCTCGAAGATAGTTCTCTGCGTCCTTGACGGACTCGGGGGGCTTCCGGTTGACGGAAAGACCGAACTCGAGGCGGCACGAACCCCGAATCTTGACCGGCTCTCTTCGTCCGGGTCTCTGGGGCTGCATGTGCCGGTTGAGAGAGGCATAACCCCTGGAAGCGGCGCCGCGCACCTCGCGCTTTTCGGCTATGATCCCGTCAGAAACGAGATAGGAAGGGGCGTGCTTGAGGCTCTTGGCCTCGGCATTGATCTCGGCCCGTCGGACGTGGCGGTGAGGGGCAACTTCGCCACCGTGAAATACGAAGGGGATAACCCGGTTGTTACCGACAGGAGGGCGGGCAGGCTCAGCACGGAGGAGAACCAGAGGGTGATTTCCAGGATTTCGTCGGCCGTCAAGGAGATATGCGGGGTAAAAATAAATTTCTATCCGGGCCTTGAGCACAGGTTTGTCGTGGTTCTGTCATTTCTGGCGCAGCTCTCGGAATCAGACGCGCTTGTCTGCGACACAGACCCGCAGGCAGAAGGCAGGACTCCTGTAAGGCCCCGCGGGGAGAATGGCAGTTCCCAGAAGATGGCCGAGATCGCAGGAGAACTGATTGACAGGGCTTGCGAAGTGATAAGGGATGAGCCCGTTGCCAACTACATGCTTCTTAGAGGTTTTTCCGTGAGGCCGAACCTTCCGACCTTTGATGAGGCCTACGGACTTCGGGCAGGTTGCATTGCCGCCTATCCGATGTACAGGGGAGTATCGAAACTGCTCGGGATGGATGTTCTTGAGGTCACCGGAGATTCCATAGGTGATGAGATCGAGACGCTTTCTCGTAATTTTGAAGATTATGACTTTTTCTATCTCCACGTAAAGAAAACAGACAGTTACGGAGAGGACGGGAATTTCGGAGCGAAGGCAGGTGTAATAGAGGAATTCGATTCACTTCTCCCCGAAATCATGGGACTCGGAGTTGACGTTCTTACCGTTACGGGTGATCACTCGACCCCGTCAGCGATGAAGTCACACAGTTGGCACCCTGTGCCCCTTATGATCAGCTCTAAATACTGCAGGGGAGGGGGAGTGGAAGGTTTCTCCGAATCGCACTGCTCATCTGGTGATCTGGGAATCATAAAGGCGACTGAGATAATGCCGCTTCTTCTTGCCCATGCGGGGCGGCTTCGCAAGTTCGGCGCTTGA